A genomic window from Candidatus Andeanibacterium colombiense includes:
- a CDS encoding Do family serine endopeptidase, with protein sequence MRYAYGISSALLIGGAAVSLMTGYPAGAQVTRADSASIRPIVPRAGAPASFADLTEQLQPAVVNIAVRQVIEVQNQNPFFRFFGPGGPGGPGDGNGGGNTSQQEVQAAGSGFIISADGYIVTNNHVIAADRKTAAQAITVTLFDGTEYDATLVGRDPQSDIAVLKITPKKPLAHVDFGDSSQARAGDWVIAIGNPFGLGGTVTAGIVSAPHRTTGSGSAYDEYIQTDAAINSGNSGGPMFDMAGNVIGINQMIFSQSGGSIGIGFAIPSEVAKPIVEKLIRGEEITRGYVGAIFEGVDDDLADALGLGHDRGEVVRGLVPGEPAAKGGLQTGDIVLKIAGQDITREHNAASILGNTAPGTKITLNLLREGKPTTLSITVGKRPSEDELAKKTIDTGDGNRLSPDQDSKDASASSSVETLGIKVQTLDTNLARQLTGSPTTQGVVVLEVDPGSNAAARSVDRGLVIQSVNYETVTTASEFAAKVAAAKAAGRPSVLLSVLGPRGQRADITVRFKLQTQPAG encoded by the coding sequence GTGCGTTACGCTTATGGTATTTCATCCGCATTGTTGATCGGCGGCGCCGCCGTCTCTCTCATGACCGGCTATCCCGCCGGCGCCCAGGTAACCCGCGCCGACAGCGCATCGATCCGTCCGATCGTTCCGCGCGCCGGCGCCCCGGCGAGCTTCGCCGACCTGACCGAACAGCTGCAGCCCGCGGTGGTCAACATCGCGGTCCGCCAGGTGATCGAGGTCCAGAACCAGAACCCGTTCTTCCGCTTCTTCGGCCCCGGCGGCCCGGGCGGCCCGGGCGACGGGAACGGCGGCGGCAACACCAGCCAGCAGGAAGTACAGGCGGCGGGTTCGGGCTTCATCATCTCGGCCGACGGTTACATCGTCACCAACAACCACGTGATCGCGGCCGACCGCAAGACCGCGGCCCAGGCGATCACCGTGACCCTGTTCGACGGCACCGAATATGACGCCACGCTGGTCGGGCGCGATCCGCAGTCGGACATCGCGGTGCTCAAGATTACCCCGAAGAAGCCGCTGGCGCATGTCGATTTCGGCGATTCGAGCCAGGCCCGCGCGGGCGACTGGGTGATCGCGATCGGCAATCCCTTCGGCCTCGGCGGCACCGTCACCGCGGGCATCGTCTCCGCCCCGCACCGCACCACCGGCAGCGGCAGCGCCTATGACGAATATATCCAGACCGACGCCGCCATCAACAGCGGCAACTCGGGCGGGCCGATGTTCGACATGGCCGGCAACGTCATCGGCATCAATCAGATGATCTTCAGCCAGTCGGGCGGCAGCATCGGCATCGGCTTCGCGATCCCCTCCGAAGTCGCCAAGCCGATCGTCGAGAAGCTGATCCGCGGCGAAGAGATCACGCGCGGCTATGTCGGCGCGATCTTCGAAGGCGTCGACGACGATCTGGCCGACGCGCTCGGCCTCGGGCACGATCGCGGCGAAGTCGTCCGCGGCCTCGTTCCCGGCGAACCGGCCGCGAAGGGCGGACTGCAGACCGGCGACATCGTGCTCAAGATCGCCGGGCAGGACATCACCCGCGAACACAATGCGGCCTCGATCCTCGGCAACACCGCGCCGGGCACCAAGATCACGCTGAACCTGCTGCGCGAAGGCAAGCCGACGACCTTGTCGATCACCGTCGGCAAGCGCCCGAGCGAGGACGAACTGGCCAAGAAGACTATCGACACTGGCGACGGCAACCGCCTGTCGCCCGATCAGGACAGCAAGGATGCCTCGGCCTCCAGCTCGGTCGAGACGCTCGGGATCAAGGTCCAGACGCTCGACACCAATCTTGCGCGCCAGCTGACCGGTTCGCCGACGACGCAGGGCGTGGTGGTGCTCGAAGTCGATCCGGGCAGCAATGCCGCGGCACGCAGCGTCGATCGCGGGCTGGTGATCCAGTCGGTCAATTACGAAACGGTGACCACGGCTTCCGAATTCGCGGCCAAGGTCGCGGCGGCCAAGGCGGCCGGGCGGCCCAGCGTGCTGCTCTCGGTCCTCGGCCCGCGCGGCCAGCGCGCCGATATCACGGTGCGCTTCAAGCTGCAGACGCAGCCGGCGGGGTGA
- a CDS encoding glutathione S-transferase family protein, which yields MWQLYQFPLCPFSRKVRLLLSEKGVAYELLRENPWEGRDEFLALNAAGRTPVLRDEVKNITLSDSRAICEYFEETADRAPMIVGTALNRAEIRRLVALFDENFYNDVTYPLLNERMKKRLFLRAPPDSRLLRDAMRLANEHLDYLDWLIDTRPWLAGAQMSLADLAAAAQISVADYLGGIDWNGHEQTRGWYSVFKSRPSFRPLLAERMDVIQPPKHYADVNA from the coding sequence ATGTGGCAGCTCTATCAATTCCCGCTGTGCCCGTTCTCACGCAAGGTCCGCCTGCTGCTGAGCGAGAAGGGCGTCGCCTATGAATTGCTGCGCGAGAACCCGTGGGAAGGGCGCGACGAATTCCTCGCGCTCAACGCCGCCGGGCGGACCCCGGTGCTGCGCGACGAGGTGAAGAACATCACGCTGAGCGACAGCCGGGCGATCTGCGAATATTTCGAGGAAACCGCCGACCGCGCGCCGATGATCGTCGGCACCGCGCTCAACCGCGCCGAGATCCGCCGGCTGGTCGCGCTGTTCGACGAGAATTTCTACAACGACGTGACCTATCCGCTGCTCAACGAGCGGATGAAGAAGCGCCTGTTCCTGCGCGCGCCGCCGGATTCGCGGCTGCTGCGCGATGCGATGCGGCTGGCGAACGAGCATCTCGACTATCTCGACTGGCTGATCGACACCCGCCCGTGGCTCGCGGGCGCGCAGATGAGCCTCGCCGATCTTGCCGCGGCGGCGCAGATCTCGGTCGCCGACTATCTCGGTGGGATCGACTGGAACGGCCACGAACAGACCCGCGGGTGGTATTCCGTGTTCAAGAGCCGCCCAAGCTTCCGCCCACTGCTGGCCGAGCGGATGGACGTGATCCAGCCGCCCAAGCACTACGCGGATGTGAACGCGTAA
- a CDS encoding nuclear transport factor 2 family protein encodes MSGPSYAQDRAEIEDLMARYLFAMDWADYEAYAAMFTEHGELEYARGTAKGRAAIGESVRAFKAAIGQIYTDSHGKPAILRHILAQTVIRVEGDRAFAVALWWEMANDGPGDKPKAGTFGTYEDELVRQDGRWLFAKRRILNEFLDGRATGETNPVRLLDLRAEASR; translated from the coding sequence AGACCTGATGGCGCGCTATCTGTTCGCGATGGATTGGGCCGATTACGAAGCCTATGCCGCGATGTTCACCGAACACGGCGAGCTCGAATATGCGCGCGGCACCGCGAAGGGCCGCGCCGCGATCGGCGAGAGCGTGCGCGCGTTCAAGGCGGCGATCGGGCAGATCTATACCGATTCCCACGGCAAGCCCGCGATCCTGCGCCACATCCTCGCCCAGACGGTGATCCGCGTCGAAGGCGACCGGGCTTTCGCGGTCGCGCTGTGGTGGGAAATGGCCAACGACGGGCCGGGCGACAAGCCGAAGGCCGGCACCTTCGGCACTTACGAAGACGAACTGGTCCGGCAGGACGGGCGCTGGCTGTTCGCCAAGCGCCGGATTCTCAACGAATTCCTCGACGGCCGCGCAACCGGCGAGACCAACCCGGTCCGGCTGCTGGACCTGCGCGCGGAGGCTTCCCGATGA
- a CDS encoding protease modulator HflC, whose amino-acid sequence MSELWQTYKIAIIALGVVIVALLSSMVVVPEEEQAVIIRTGEPVRVVNRFKPQVPYGQTGAGIVFRIPFFERVERIDKRVRDLDMQPQQVLSTDQLRLEVNAYARYRIIDPVKMVRTVGDVENVETQLSPIFSSVLRQELGRRTFASLLTAERGTTMHNIRDQLDKEAREYGAQVIDVRIKRADLPQGTPLESAFGSMQTARLQEATTIRAKGAKDAQIIRATADAQASKIYADAFNKDPKFYDFYRAMQSYETTFASDSPDAKSSTIILSPDNDYLRQFKGHP is encoded by the coding sequence ATGAGCGAGCTTTGGCAAACCTACAAGATCGCGATCATCGCACTCGGGGTGGTGATCGTCGCGCTGCTATCGAGCATGGTGGTGGTGCCCGAGGAAGAACAGGCGGTGATTATCCGTACCGGCGAGCCGGTACGCGTGGTCAACCGCTTCAAACCCCAGGTCCCCTATGGCCAGACCGGCGCGGGCATCGTCTTCCGCATCCCGTTCTTCGAGCGGGTCGAGCGGATCGACAAGCGCGTACGCGATCTCGACATGCAGCCGCAGCAGGTGCTTTCGACCGACCAGCTCCGGCTTGAGGTCAACGCCTATGCGCGCTACCGGATCATCGACCCGGTCAAGATGGTCCGCACCGTGGGCGACGTCGAGAATGTCGAGACCCAGCTTTCGCCGATCTTCAGCTCGGTGCTGCGCCAGGAACTCGGCCGCCGGACCTTCGCGTCGCTGCTGACCGCCGAGCGCGGGACGACGATGCACAACATCCGCGACCAGCTCGACAAGGAAGCGCGCGAATACGGTGCCCAGGTAATCGACGTGCGGATCAAGCGCGCCGATTTGCCGCAGGGCACGCCGCTCGAATCGGCCTTCGGCAGCATGCAGACCGCACGCCTGCAGGAAGCGACCACGATTCGCGCGAAGGGCGCCAAGGATGCGCAGATCATCCGCGCGACCGCCGATGCCCAGGCGTCCAAGATCTACGCCGACGCGTTCAACAAGGATCCGAAGTTCTACGACTTCTACCGCGCGATGCAGAGCTACGAGACGACCTTCGCGTCCGATTCGCCCGATGCAAAGAGCAGCACGATCATCCTTTCGCCGGACAATGACTACCTGCGGCAGTTCAAGGGCCATCCGTAA
- a CDS encoding SDR family NAD(P)-dependent oxidoreductase, whose protein sequence is MQDFAGRTAFVTGGANGVGLGIVRNLLNEGVKVAIADIRQDSIDEALATFDNREVMGVRLDVSSREGFREAADRVEAAFGPVSLLFNNAGINLFQTIEDSSYDDWDWVLGVDFHGVVNGVMTFAPRMKERALSGAVKGGHIVNTASMASFLGSGAPGIYNTAKFAVRGLSYSLRHSMYKYGIGVSVVHPGLVKSLIYASDDVRPDTLKGAMKAVDPAAVERLQGLHEFGMEPDVIGARILDGMRANRANIFTHPDHRQELEQIFEETLADYRDYPEDPGFAQRVGFEKMRGEAFEKTRREADAVQ, encoded by the coding sequence ATGCAGGATTTCGCGGGGCGCACGGCCTTCGTCACCGGCGGCGCCAACGGCGTCGGGCTCGGTATCGTGCGCAATCTCCTGAACGAAGGGGTCAAGGTCGCGATCGCCGACATCCGCCAGGATTCGATCGACGAAGCGCTCGCGACGTTCGACAATCGCGAAGTGATGGGCGTGCGGCTCGACGTCTCCAGCCGCGAGGGGTTCCGCGAGGCGGCGGATCGGGTCGAAGCGGCCTTCGGCCCGGTTTCGCTGCTGTTCAACAATGCCGGGATCAACCTATTCCAGACGATCGAGGACAGCTCCTACGACGATTGGGACTGGGTCCTCGGGGTCGATTTCCACGGCGTCGTCAACGGTGTGATGACCTTCGCCCCGCGGATGAAGGAGCGCGCGCTCTCGGGCGCGGTGAAGGGCGGCCACATCGTCAACACCGCCAGCATGGCGAGCTTCCTCGGCAGCGGCGCGCCGGGGATCTACAACACCGCCAAATTCGCGGTGCGCGGGCTCAGCTATTCGCTGCGCCATTCGATGTACAAATACGGCATCGGCGTCTCGGTGGTGCATCCGGGGCTGGTGAAGAGCCTGATCTATGCGAGCGACGACGTCCGCCCCGATACGTTGAAGGGCGCGATGAAGGCGGTCGATCCGGCGGCGGTCGAGCGGCTGCAGGGCCTGCACGAATTCGGGATGGAGCCGGATGTGATCGGCGCGCGGATCCTCGACGGGATGCGCGCAAACCGGGCGAACATCTTCACCCATCCCGACCACCGGCAAGAGCTCGAACAGATCTTCGAGGAAACCCTGGCGGACTATCGCGACTACCCCGAGGATCCGGGCTTTGCGCAGCGGGTCGGGTTCGAGAAGATGCGCGGCGAGGCCTTCGAGAAAACCCGCCGCGAAGCCGACGCCGTCCAGTGA
- a CDS encoding PBP1A family penicillin-binding protein, with protein MARNRSVGSKATPRDRVRANNTGGTGRGGGSRPPGRWQRIVKRILIWGGALALLAAIALGTTVYFAAQSLPSFSALKDTKAGQTIVIRARDGSEIVSMGPSYGQWLSYDEIPQVMKDAMVSVEDRRFFSHIGIDPLGLIRAVWVSWRSDERTSATSTITQQLARNVFLNNNRTFDRKAREAILAMALEWKFSKAQILELYLNKVYFGGGAYGIDSASRNFFSHSARDLNLGEAAIIAGLVKAPSRYSPTADVQAAVGRANVVIAQMKKYGAISADEADVDVSEVKLAPEKGQNSVRYFTDWVLPQLDLILPETNQPLDVWTTLDTGMQTQASQAIKANVPKGAQGALVSLDRDGAVLALVGGTDYVATNYNRATNAVRQPGSAWKLFVYLSALEAGYTPDDKVKDEPVTIDGWSPHNSGGTYAGEIDVRTAFAYSKNTVAAQLGNEVGFGTVASMARRFGITTPVATNPSMVLGTNDVRLIDMTRAFASVSARGRSVEPYGISKVTSVDGQVLYQHQDARVTQLVPDYVAAGITDLLQTAVATGTGRAAQIGRPVAGKTGTTTSNKDGWFLGFSSGVTTGVWMGRDDARAVGGLSGGAAPARAFADYMRYAVKDRPVENFDTELKLPDWQLEPDDEVMNGDPGDYYYVDENGNLVEPSGPQGSHDNGLPDDAAPNGPNSGLVPASPAPPAANKDFLERATGGDRDRDRDRNRTRPSEAPNQ; from the coding sequence ATGGCACGCAACCGGAGCGTCGGCTCCAAAGCCACACCGCGCGACCGCGTGAGGGCGAACAACACGGGCGGCACCGGCCGCGGCGGCGGTTCGCGTCCGCCGGGCCGGTGGCAGCGCATCGTGAAGCGGATCCTGATCTGGGGCGGCGCGCTGGCGCTGCTCGCCGCGATCGCGCTCGGCACCACGGTCTATTTCGCCGCGCAGAGCCTGCCGAGCTTTTCGGCGCTCAAGGATACCAAGGCCGGCCAGACGATCGTGATCCGCGCGCGCGACGGCAGCGAGATCGTCTCGATGGGCCCGAGCTACGGCCAGTGGCTGAGCTATGACGAGATCCCGCAGGTGATGAAGGACGCGATGGTCTCGGTCGAGGACCGGCGGTTCTTCTCGCATATCGGGATCGACCCGCTCGGACTGATCCGCGCGGTGTGGGTCTCGTGGCGCAGCGACGAGCGCACCAGCGCGACCTCGACCATCACCCAGCAGCTCGCCCGCAACGTGTTCCTCAACAACAACCGCACCTTCGATCGCAAGGCGCGCGAGGCGATCCTCGCGATGGCGCTCGAATGGAAGTTCTCCAAGGCGCAGATCCTCGAGCTCTATCTCAACAAGGTCTATTTCGGCGGCGGTGCCTATGGGATCGATTCCGCCAGCCGCAATTTCTTCAGCCATTCCGCGCGCGATCTTAACCTCGGCGAGGCGGCGATCATCGCCGGGCTGGTGAAGGCGCCGAGCCGCTATTCGCCCACCGCCGACGTCCAGGCAGCGGTCGGGCGCGCGAATGTGGTGATCGCGCAGATGAAGAAATACGGCGCGATCTCCGCCGACGAGGCCGATGTCGACGTGTCTGAAGTCAAGCTCGCGCCCGAGAAGGGCCAGAACTCGGTGCGCTATTTCACCGACTGGGTGCTGCCGCAGCTCGATCTGATCCTGCCCGAGACCAACCAGCCGCTCGATGTGTGGACCACGCTCGATACCGGAATGCAGACGCAGGCATCGCAGGCGATCAAGGCCAATGTGCCCAAGGGCGCGCAAGGGGCGCTGGTCAGCCTCGACCGCGACGGGGCGGTGCTCGCGCTGGTCGGCGGGACCGACTACGTCGCGACCAATTACAACCGCGCCACCAATGCGGTGCGCCAGCCCGGTTCGGCGTGGAAATTGTTCGTCTATCTCTCCGCGCTCGAGGCGGGCTACACCCCCGACGACAAGGTCAAGGACGAGCCGGTTACGATCGACGGCTGGAGCCCGCACAATTCCGGCGGCACCTATGCCGGCGAGATCGATGTCCGCACCGCCTTCGCCTATTCGAAGAACACCGTCGCCGCGCAGCTCGGCAACGAGGTCGGCTTCGGCACGGTCGCGTCGATGGCGCGGCGCTTCGGCATCACCACCCCGGTCGCGACCAACCCTTCGATGGTGCTGGGCACCAATGACGTGCGCCTGATCGACATGACGCGCGCCTTCGCTTCGGTTTCGGCGCGCGGCCGTTCGGTCGAGCCCTATGGCATCTCCAAGGTCACTTCGGTCGACGGTCAGGTGCTCTACCAGCACCAGGATGCGCGCGTGACCCAGCTGGTGCCGGATTACGTCGCCGCCGGGATCACCGATCTGCTGCAGACCGCGGTCGCCACCGGCACCGGCCGCGCGGCGCAGATCGGCCGCCCGGTCGCGGGCAAGACCGGCACCACCACCTCGAACAAGGACGGCTGGTTTCTCGGCTTCTCGTCCGGCGTCACCACCGGCGTGTGGATGGGCCGCGACGATGCCAGGGCGGTCGGCGGTCTCAGCGGCGGCGCCGCGCCCGCGCGCGCCTTCGCCGATTACATGCGCTATGCGGTGAAGGACCGCCCGGTCGAAAACTTCGACACCGAGCTGAAGCTGCCCGACTGGCAACTCGAGCCCGACGATGAGGTGATGAACGGCGATCCGGGCGACTATTACTATGTCGACGAGAACGGCAATCTGGTCGAGCCGAGCGGCCCGCAGGGTTCGCACGACAATGGCCTGCCCGACGACGCGGCGCCCAACGGGCCCAACAGCGGTCTGGTCCCGGCGAGCCCGGCCCCACCCGCGGCGAACAAGGACTTCCTCGAACGCGCAACCGGCGGCGACCGTGATCGCGACCGTGACCGCAACCGCACGCGCCCGAGCGAAGCGCCTAACCAGTAG
- a CDS encoding nuclear transport factor 2 family protein: MTFYSPTYADDRAQIQDLMGRYLFAMDWHDTETYANCFTEDGVLDYAMDTLVGRAAIREGAVKFRENVGRLFKREDGSPALLRHVLDQIVIRIEGDRAWTTAFWWEMTDGGPGRSPQIQSYGTYEDEVVRVGGQWLFSRRKIYNEFIPGRETPEPNPVRHFDEAADAAKKD, encoded by the coding sequence ATGACCTTCTACTCCCCCACCTATGCCGACGACCGCGCGCAGATCCAGGATTTGATGGGCCGCTATCTGTTCGCGATGGACTGGCACGACACCGAAACCTACGCCAATTGCTTCACCGAGGACGGCGTACTCGACTACGCGATGGACACGCTGGTCGGCCGCGCGGCGATCCGCGAGGGCGCGGTGAAGTTCCGCGAGAACGTGGGCCGGCTGTTCAAGCGCGAGGATGGCAGTCCGGCGCTGCTGCGCCATGTGCTCGACCAGATCGTGATCCGGATCGAGGGCGACCGCGCCTGGACCACGGCCTTCTGGTGGGAAATGACCGACGGCGGCCCCGGCCGTTCGCCCCAGATCCAGAGCTACGGCACCTATGAGGACGAGGTCGTGCGGGTCGGCGGTCAGTGGCTGTTCAGCCGCCGCAAGATCTACAACGAGTTCATCCCGGGGCGCGAGACGCCGGAGCCGAACCCGGTGCGCCATTTCGACGAAGCGGCGGACGCAGCGAAGAAGGACTGA
- a CDS encoding protease modulator HflK: MERLGGFLDSIVFAMAGKRSPWGSGSGNGGDDGKDGGEPSTEGKPGGDTPPDKPKGPRNPWLPGGGESGGRRSAGIEDIFKTRGPEGPRRRSGPPGMPPNFRLPQAPGGRSWLPLIAAAVVGLWLVFSTFHQLGPKEQGIVTTFGKYSHTINPGISMTAPWPIQSVSVEPVSEIRLIQIPDGDAENLMLTSDQNLVNLSYLVRWSIKDLKQYRFQLAEPEDTIREVGEAAMRASVAEQSLNGIFGGAGRATVEAQVRERMQAILDAYRSGVQIQGVEIRKTDPPAQVEDAFKAVSAAQQEAQSYRNRAEGEAQQVLQQAQGSASAFDKVYEQYKLAPEVTRRRMYYETMERVLSKNDKVIVESNGVTPYLPLPEIKRTQPAAKTGAQ, from the coding sequence ATGGAACGACTGGGTGGATTTCTCGATAGCATCGTCTTCGCAATGGCCGGCAAGCGCAGCCCCTGGGGCAGTGGGTCGGGCAACGGGGGCGATGACGGCAAGGATGGCGGCGAGCCGAGTACGGAAGGCAAGCCCGGCGGCGACACGCCCCCGGACAAGCCCAAAGGGCCGCGCAATCCCTGGCTCCCCGGCGGGGGCGAGAGCGGCGGACGCCGTTCGGCCGGGATCGAGGACATCTTCAAGACCCGCGGCCCCGAAGGCCCGCGCCGGCGCTCCGGCCCGCCCGGAATGCCGCCGAACTTCCGCCTGCCCCAGGCGCCCGGCGGGCGCAGCTGGCTCCCGCTGATCGCGGCGGCGGTGGTCGGCCTGTGGCTGGTCTTCTCGACCTTCCACCAGCTCGGCCCGAAGGAACAGGGCATCGTCACGACCTTCGGCAAATATTCCCACACGATCAATCCGGGCATTTCGATGACCGCGCCCTGGCCGATCCAGAGCGTCTCGGTCGAACCGGTGTCGGAGATTCGCCTGATCCAGATTCCCGACGGCGACGCCGAGAACCTGATGCTCACCAGCGACCAGAACCTGGTGAATCTCTCCTATCTCGTCCGCTGGAGCATCAAGGATCTGAAGCAGTACCGCTTCCAGCTCGCCGAACCGGAAGACACGATCCGTGAAGTCGGCGAAGCCGCGATGCGCGCTTCGGTGGCGGAACAGTCGCTCAACGGCATCTTCGGCGGCGCCGGCCGCGCGACGGTGGAGGCACAGGTGCGCGAGCGGATGCAGGCGATCCTCGATGCCTATCGCTCGGGCGTGCAGATCCAAGGCGTCGAGATCCGCAAGACCGATCCGCCCGCCCAGGTCGAGGATGCGTTCAAGGCCGTGTCGGCCGCGCAGCAGGAAGCCCAGAGCTACCGCAACCGCGCCGAGGGCGAGGCGCAGCAGGTGCTGCAGCAGGCCCAGGGCAGCGCGTCCGCGTTCGACAAGGTGTACGAGCAGTACAAGCTCGCCCCCGAAGTCACCCGCCGGCGCATGTATTACGAGACGATGGAGCGCGTGCTGTCGAAGAATGACAAGGTGATCGTCGAGAGCAACGGCGTGACGCCCTACCTCCCGCTACCCGAAATCAAGCGGACCCAGCCTGCCGCCAAGACGGGGGCCCAGTGA